Proteins encoded by one window of Lutibacter sp. A64:
- a CDS encoding NADH:ubiquinone reductase (Na(+)-transporting) subunit D, translating to MGLLSKKDAKLITDPLADNNPITIQVLGICSALAITAELKASIVMAIAVMFVLGLGNVVISLMRNIIPSKIRIIVQLIVVATLVIIVDLVLKAFAYELSKTLSVFVGLIITNCIIMGRFEAFALANGPWRSLLDGIGNSLGYGIILVIVGFFRELLGSGTLLGFKVLGDSIEKTGVYAYGYENNGFMLLAPMALITVGIIIWVQRSRNESLIEEN from the coding sequence ATGGGACTTTTATCAAAAAAAGACGCAAAATTAATAACCGATCCATTAGCTGATAACAACCCTATTACTATTCAAGTTTTAGGTATATGTTCTGCTTTAGCAATTACTGCAGAATTAAAAGCTTCAATCGTAATGGCTATAGCCGTTATGTTTGTATTAGGACTAGGAAACGTAGTAATTTCGTTAATGCGAAATATAATTCCTTCAAAAATTAGAATTATTGTACAGCTAATTGTAGTTGCAACTTTAGTAATTATAGTAGATTTAGTTTTAAAAGCTTTTGCTTACGAATTAAGTAAAACATTATCTGTTTTTGTAGGGTTAATTATTACAAACTGTATTATTATGGGGCGTTTTGAAGCTTTTGCTTTAGCAAACGGACCTTGGAGATCTTTATTAGACGGAATCGGAAACTCTTTAGGATATGGAATAATATTAGTTATAGTAGGTTTTTTTAGAGAGCTTTTAGGATCTGGAACTTTATTAGGTTTTAAAGTTTTAGGAGATTCTATTGAAAAAACAGGAGTATATGCTTATGGTTACGAAAACAACGGTTTTATGTTGTTAGCTCCAATGGCACTTATTACTGTTGGAATTATTATTTGGGTACAACGCTCAAGAAATGAATCATTAATTGAAGAAAATTAA